Proteins encoded together in one Bacteroidota bacterium window:
- a CDS encoding M13 family metallopeptidase yields the protein MKNSILAISIGTILAAGCSNRNEPNTTILAANNSIDLSNFDTTVAPGDNFFQYVNGNWLKNNPIPSNESSWSSFNIIRDDNFAKLRVLLEDAAKASGETGSIKQKVGDFYALAMDSTKLEKDGITPLNDEFKAISDIKNMQELAKQIAHHHSIGVKTLFDFSVGADPKISTENIATINQDGLGLPDMDYYLNPDPSMEEIRKKYVTYVTNMFRLAGEPEKQAGSIASKIFEFEKELAKKCMTRVQLRNIEAQYNKKTLKEFTDAYNNFDWNTYFQTLGVDSKIQTLIIGQPEFMAQINKLVRSVSPDDWKNYLRWSLINSSAAKLSDNFVAENFNFYGTTLNGIKTLKPRWRRVTQQSDGSLRDLVGQLYVEKYFSEEAKKKVNTMVDNLTAAYKERINTREWMGPETKKQALHKLETVMRKLAYPDKWRDYSSLEIKRDAYILNFFRTNNFEFKYMTSKLGQPVDKTEWGMTPPTVNAYYNPSFNEIVFPAGIMQAPFFDANADDAVNYGGMGAVIGHELTHGFDDQGCQYDADGNLKNWWTKEDSLRFKQRTNMVIDAFNHFTVLDTFHINGQLTVGENIADLGGLTIAYYAYKKSLEGKPAPGKIDGLTGEQRFFISWAQAWRGSMRPEALKQMLKTNPHSPAIARVIMPLSNMXSF from the coding sequence ATGAAAAATTCAATTTTAGCTATATCTATTGGAACGATCCTGGCGGCCGGCTGCTCAAACAGAAATGAACCGAACACAACTATTTTAGCCGCAAACAATTCAATTGATCTCTCCAACTTTGATACAACTGTGGCACCTGGCGATAACTTTTTTCAATATGTAAACGGCAACTGGTTAAAAAACAACCCCATCCCTTCCAACGAAAGCAGCTGGAGCAGTTTCAATATTATACGTGATGACAATTTTGCGAAACTGCGTGTTCTGCTTGAAGATGCCGCGAAAGCAAGCGGTGAAACCGGCAGCATAAAACAAAAAGTGGGCGATTTTTATGCCCTGGCGATGGACTCTACCAAATTGGAAAAGGACGGTATCACCCCTTTGAATGATGAATTCAAAGCAATAAGTGATATTAAAAATATGCAGGAACTCGCTAAACAGATCGCTCATCACCATTCTATAGGTGTAAAAACATTATTTGATTTCAGCGTTGGCGCTGATCCTAAAATAAGCACAGAAAATATTGCCACCATAAACCAGGATGGTCTTGGATTGCCTGATATGGACTATTACCTGAATCCGGACCCATCAATGGAAGAGATCAGAAAAAAGTATGTCACCTACGTCACCAATATGTTCAGGTTGGCCGGCGAACCGGAAAAACAGGCCGGTTCTATTGCTTCAAAGATCTTTGAGTTTGAGAAAGAACTGGCAAAAAAGTGCATGACGCGTGTACAACTTCGCAATATTGAGGCCCAATACAATAAAAAAACATTAAAGGAATTCACTGACGCATACAATAATTTCGATTGGAATACCTATTTCCAGACACTTGGTGTTGATTCAAAAATTCAAACCCTGATCATTGGTCAGCCTGAGTTTATGGCACAGATCAATAAACTTGTGAGATCCGTTTCGCCTGATGACTGGAAAAATTATCTGCGCTGGAGCCTCATTAATTCATCTGCAGCTAAACTAAGTGATAATTTCGTCGCAGAAAACTTCAACTTTTATGGAACAACTTTAAACGGTATCAAAACCCTTAAGCCCAGGTGGAGAAGAGTTACGCAACAATCGGACGGATCACTCCGTGACCTTGTCGGACAATTGTATGTTGAAAAATATTTCAGTGAAGAGGCAAAAAAGAAAGTGAATACAATGGTAGACAACCTTACCGCAGCATACAAAGAGCGTATCAACACACGTGAATGGATGGGACCGGAAACAAAAAAACAAGCGCTTCATAAACTGGAAACAGTTATGCGGAAACTTGCATACCCCGACAAATGGCGGGATTACTCTTCGCTGGAGATAAAACGCGATGCTTACATTTTGAATTTTTTCCGAACCAATAACTTTGAGTTCAAATACATGACAAGTAAGCTGGGACAACCGGTTGACAAAACTGAATGGGGTATGACTCCTCCAACGGTGAATGCATATTACAATCCTTCGTTTAATGAAATTGTGTTTCCCGCGGGAATTATGCAGGCTCCTTTTTTTGATGCCAATGCGGATGACGCTGTTAATTACGGGGGAATGGGCGCAGTAATTGGTCATGAACTCACACATGGTTTTGATGATCAGGGCTGTCAATATGATGCTGACGGAAACCTGAAAAACTGGTGGACAAAGGAAGACAGTCTACGATTCAAACAAAGAACAAATATGGTTATTGACGCCTTCAACCACTTTACAGTGCTCGATACTTTCCATATCAATGGCCAGCTTACTGTCGGAGAAAATATTGCCGATCTTGGGGGCCTGACCATTGCCTATTATGCTTACAAAAAATCGCTTGAGGGCAAACCTGCACCGGGTAAGATCGATGGTTTAACAGGCGAACAGCGTTTCTTTATTTCATGGGCCCAGGCCTGGAGAGGCAGCATGCGTCCTGAAGCATTAAAACAGATGCTTAAAACAAATCCGCACTCACCGGCTATCGCACGTGTTATAATGCCTCTTTCTAATATGANNTCTTTCTAA